The following proteins are encoded in a genomic region of Glycine soja cultivar W05 chromosome 17, ASM419377v2, whole genome shotgun sequence:
- the LOC114391489 gene encoding uncharacterized protein LOC114391489 — protein sequence MVEDRPQRITLEDYSNTSTPQYFTSMVRPEVQAANITYPHSLIQLIQGNLFHGLPNEDPYAHLATYIEICNTMKIAGVPEDAICLNLFPFSLAGEAKRCDPVQLNTFIDGLRPHSKQLLDAFAGGKIILKTLDEVMELIENMATSDHAILRDRAYTPTKKSLLELTSQDRLLAQNKLLAKQI from the exons ATGGTAGAGGACCGGCCACAGAGGATTACTCTAGAGGACTACTCTAATACCTCTACACCTCAGTATTTCACAAGCATGGTCCGGCCCGAAGTTCAAGCTGCCAACATCACTTATCCACATTCCCTCATCCAGTTGATTCAAGGCAATCTCTTTCATGGGCTACCCAATGAAGATCCATATGCCCACCTTGCTACATACATAGAGATTTGCAACACGATGAAAATAGCTGGAGTTCCTGAAGATGCCATTTGCCTCAACCTATTCCCATTCTCCTTGGCTGGTGAAGCAAAAAGATG CGACCCAGTTCAACTCAATACCTTCATTGATGGCTTGCGACCCCATTCGAAGCAGTTACTTGATGCCTTCGCTGGTGGGAAGATCATATTGAAGACACTTGATGAAGTTATGGAGTTGATTGAAAACATGGCAACCAGTGACCATGCCATCCTTCGTGATCGAGCTTACACTCCTACAAAGAAGAGTCTTCTTGAGCTCACATCACAAGATAGACTACTTGCCCAAAACAAGCTCCTAGCCAAGCAAATATAG